The Chionomys nivalis chromosome 10, mChiNiv1.1, whole genome shotgun sequence genome segment TGAGCAAGGAGTTTATTGAAAGGGGGCATAAGGGTAAAGGAGGCCAGGTGGAGGGAGGGCAGAACCAGGAGTGGGCCTGGTGGACCCAGTGGAGTGTGGGGATGAGAGGGTGGGAGGAGCCTGCCCTAGACACAAATTCAGGCACAGCACCTGTGGCTATTGGACATGGGAGTCGAGGGTgatgttttgaaatgttttcaaGACAGCATCGTCTACCTTTCACCCGAGCACCTCCCACCACACAGAGCTGGATCCCAACCAAAAAGCCTCTCCAATTCTTTTGTCTCCACCCTGTCTTCCACCCCCAGCCAGGTCTCTCATTGCCCACGTTCATTCTGTGTGGACCAGCTGTGTTCTCCTGCCACCAACCCTTGGTCAAGGTCTGACCTAGCCTAGGTATGCTTGCCCTCCATCTGCCCAAGTGCGTCTTGCTGACCAGAAATGGCACCATGCCTGGGACTCCCTTTGTTCCCTGTTctgtccttcccctttcttcctgagCTGGCTCCCTTTGGTTCCTAGGTTCCTCTCTTCCTTAGACATGAGATCCTTCCATCCTTCTCCTGCTGATAAAGTTGTGAGGTCCACCTGTGAAAGCTAGAGCTGGTGGTTCCCAGGAGAGAAACCATTCTTGGCCATTCTAGGAAGGAGAGATCAGAGACAAGCAGAACAGGATTTAAAGTCAATGTGAAGAAGGGGGAGGATTGGGCTGGGGAAGGAGTGTAGTAGCGGGACAcgtgcctagcatgtacaaggtcctgggtttgatccccagcactacacacacacacacacaaacacacacacacacacacgcaaacacacacacacacacacacacacacacacactggcttgtAAGGAGATCCACATAGTCATATCAAGCTACTTTGGGGGAGACCTCTGAATGGGAAACTCTCCATCCCAGAATCCCCTGCCTGGAGAAGAATCAGGGGCTTGAGTGCAGGGCAAGTGgacagacctgagttcaaagGGGCCTGAGTCAGGTTAGGAGGCCCAGTGGTCTTGGAACTGTGTGCCTGGGCCACCTGCCCTAAGCCTGTCAGCCCCTCCTGCGTTTTCCCTTTGGTCCAAGTCTGTTCCTTCTTCATCTGTGGAGGAAATTTACAAAACAGTGGAGCTTTACAAGGCTGTGCTGGGAAGGTTTGCTCTTTCAGTCTAACTTAGTTTCAAGCCTGACCCTCAGGGCTGCCCTTTCCTCTTAATTCAGCTGTGGGCAGCCACAGGGAAGCAGCCACCTCACATTTGCTCTCCCAGGCTAGATGTGTAGGGCTATTGTTTCATAGGGTTTCCTGGGTCGGTGGCTCAATGTTGTAAGCCTGCCGAGAGGGGAAGGCTGCCAGCAGGCTGGCTAAGGGCAGGGGCATAGTGGAAGGTGGCCCCCTAGGAGCAAGAGAAGCTATGCCAGAAGGACATGATCTTTGCAgaaatattcatgtgtgtgtgtgtgtgttttaagattttgcttttttaaattttatatatgtaagtgtttgcctgcatgtatgtaagtatgcCATGAACGTGAAGCtactgcagaggtcagaagaggacgttggaccccctggaacttgagttataatcctcgtgagccaccatgtggatgctgggtactgaactctagccctctgcaagaacaacagcaAATGATCTTAACCTGAGACATTTCTCTAGCCCTTATCTGCAATGTTTAGTAGTAGCTGGATAAATCCATCCTCATAATAACTGGTCGTCATTTCTATTACCCCTGTTTTACTTAAAAGGGAACTGAGGCTGGGTTCAGTGAGGTAGCTTGCCAAGGATCTCACAGGTTTGGGCTATCAGGCAGGACTCTGGCCAAATGGATATAGGGTTCCTTAGCACGGTCACTACACTGCTCACATCTAAGCTGTGAATTGTATTGAGGGTGGCACAGGAAGGGAAAAACCTACATCAATTTTACATGACTTCAGGTTTCCTTGGATCCATTTATTTGTCAAGTTTAGAATATGTGGAAAAATATAATGAAGACTTATATAAAATCTCACCCAGAGACAACTTGTGCTGAATGTTTTGCACATATACATGAGAATACACCTTTGTGAAATCCAATGTTAATTACACAGCTTCGTGTCCCGGCATTTTCTCTTCACACTGTGTGAAATGTTCATCAGATGATAACTAGTGCTAGCTGTAGATGAATCATAGCAGAGTGAGGGTTAGCTGTTGGTACAGATGAACATGGGGGTAGCACACAGGTCAGTGGACAGCACTTGAGCCTTGCAGAATGACAGGTTCATGTACGAAGGCAGGTAGGGGTGGGGTTAAGGGGGTGCAAAGGCAGCATCCCAGCAAAGAAAGTGATGCTGGGATCCAAAGCACAGAGCTGGCTGGGATCCAGAGGCAGAGCTGGGCCCAGGAGGACTTTGCCAGATATCTCTGAGGGATGCTGATGTTGAAGATCCACTAATGGGCTCTTAATGGGGAGAAACATCAGACTGGCATTTTAGAAAGATCATTCTCTCTATACACTTTTGCTGTGGATTTGAACTGGAAGTAGGCAAGACAAGGCTGGGAGACTTTTAGAGCTGCCTGTGAGATATGGTTGAACCAAAACAGCAGCAACGAGGAGACAGATTCCCAAGAGATTCAAAAGATGCAAAGTCCAAGGGTTAGTAGCTTTGTCACGTCATTTACTTTGATCAATGAGATGTTTACAGCCATGCCTTAAGCaggactttcttttaaaaaaaaaatgggctgcctttttatttttaaaatagttttaatattaaaaatacctTGAATGGGGGGAGGAGATATAGCTCAGCTGATTGCTTGCCTAGGGTACAGGAAGCCACGGGTTCTATTCCCATCGCAGCACCGTGCGCTGTGCAGTGACAcccgcctgtaatcccagcccttggtagggagaggcaagaggatcagaagttcaaggttatctttggctACACAGTGGATTCAGAAGCCAGACTGGAATACATCAGACCCGGCCAAAAACAAAACTCTTCGAGGGACACATAGTAAATTttcatatgcatgcagtgccatGTGCCATTTCTATGCCTGAACACAAGGTATAATCAGATCAGAGTAATCGGCAGCATCACCTGAAGCATGACTCATTTTTTGAGCGCACTCAAACTCGATCCTCCCAACTCGTTATTTTGAGATGCACGATGAATTGCAATCAACCATCGCTAACTTAATGTGCTACGGAGCGTTAGAAGTTCCGCCTTATCTCCCGCTGAACCCCTGGACAAACACCagtgctctcctccctcccctctttcttcctcttggcCAGAGTGAAAAACACTTGTGCGGTTGGCCTGGCTTGTCCTCCGCCTTATGACTTATCACTTCCCAGGAGATAAGTGCTAGTTTACTGGGTCCAGGAGGACAGCGAGAAACTGATGGAGCATAGTCACCCCAACTTAACCTCCCCAGCTGAGCACAGAGCAGAGCCTCGGATGACTCACAGCCTCGTGTCTTAGGCCAGCTGAGATCTGACCCGCAGGTGCCTGAGCTACAATAGGAATGACCGGTGATTTAGGATATGGTTTGGGGTGTTTGCTAACGATTGAGAATTACCATCATCTCTGTGCTGAATGCAGTCCTGTATTCACACTGTGGGGTGTCAATGAACATGACACATAGGTCCGGACATCCAGAAACTCGGATTAAGGTAACAAAGGGCTGGCCTCTCAATTCTAAACGATTACTTGGTGGAGCCATTAATCAGGAAGGGTCAAAGTAGAGAAACTGGTTTTGGGGAAGATACTGGGTTTGATTTAGGAAAGAGCTTGAGGTGCCCACAGGGCATCAGGAGGAGGTgtccaggaaagagaaggaatcCAGTTGGTTTACTGAAGGAAGAGGTCTAGGCTGTGTTGACTAAGTGGGTAAGGTCTGGCTTGGAACTAAAAATAATCAATGGAATATAGCAAAATAATTGGCATCAGATGGGTGGGCTGTTATGGaaattcagagaagaaagaagatttGTGGCTGGGAGAGGAGAGGTTTGTTCTAAAGATCACCCAGACTCTGGGGCTGTGCTCGCAGGGATGAGAGAAGGCATACCAAAGAGAATAAACAAGACTCAGACAGGGAGGCTTGGATGGTTAGAATAAGGTGGAGGAGGTATATTTGGGGCCTTGAATGGCAGGCCAAGGATGCTATCACATTTCGTTAGGAAATGGGGTTGAGGGGAGCACGGCTTACATGTTTCCGAGTGAGGAAGGGACAGGAGGCACACAGGTCTGTGCAGGAGGCTGAGTCTGAAGTGAGGATTGAGAACTGGCTCTTGTCTAAGTTCTTCTGTTTATGACCCTATGGATGTGGGGCAGATGATGTTCCCTCGCAggccttcccctcttctctttctcctcctccccccctccccccacctatCTATCCTCTCTCAGATCTTTTGCAGCTCAGACTggacaggaactcactgtgtagctaaggatgaccttgaacttctgaccctcctgcctcctcaactcccaagtgttgggattgcggACGTGTATCCGCAGGGTTGGAGAATAGGTGCAGGGCCTCTACATGGTAGGCAAACTGatctccccaccccttcttctgTGTCGACAAAGGGTCTTGCTAtgtctcccaggctggcctggaacgtgCAATCTTCCCATCTCAGCTTTCCAagggctagaattacaggccCATGCCGCCACACTTGAATTCATTTGAGTTCTAATTAagaacaagtttttaaaaatgtgattaagGCATAAGGGTGGGTAAGTATTATTGCAATAAGGCCTGCATAGCTAAAAGATGGTGCTGGAATTCTCAATCAGCTAGGCAAACCACAGGTGCCGCCTTGGTAACCTCTGTCCTTTGTCCTGCGTGGGAGAGAGGATTAATAGATGTGAAGCCGGATGCCCACAGGTAGCTGACAAAACTTCTCATTCTTGATAAACTGTGAGTTTTCCCCCACTACCCTCTGCAGAAGCAAGATGTGCTCCTTAGACGCTTACAGAAGAAAGGCATGGGGCCATAGCTGGCTGGCAGGACTGTGAAGCAGTCCCTCTCAAGGAGTTCCCTCAGAGAGTTAGAGAACAAGGGCTCGTTCATCAAAAGGTAAACAGACTGGCTTCTGATAATGGGCCTCCTGAGTGGTCCAGACCCTCTAAGACAGGGGGCTAGAAGAAAGACAGAGGCCTAGGAGCCAGACACAGCTTTAGGGAAGTATGATGGGAGGAAGCCACACCTTGAAGACTGGCAGTGAGGTTTGAGAAAGCGAAAAAGGGCAAGCCAAATCCCATCTACTGtagcagttaaaaataaaacatgaccaCAATGATATCATAGTTGGGTATCTAATTTAGGGTGGAcattacagaaaaaagaaaaaccaaatgttGACAGCGATACAAAGAAACTGGGATTTGTACCTGTTCTGCTGAGGCTGTAAAATGTATCCAGCAGTGGCATGGTTCTTGAGGGCTTATTCTGTTATGTAttgtgttttgtatgtatgtggattacatgtgtgcctggtgcccacagaggccaggaagagTACCAGAGCCCctaggactggagtcacagacagctgacagccactctgtgggtgctgggaattaaacctgagtCCTGGAAGTGACATCTCTCTTCCCCAGCACAGAGGCTCTTCAGAAAGGGTACCACACGCTACCCTGTAGCCCAGTGATTCCCCTTCTAGGTGTAGATCTAAAGAAGCTGGAAGCAGGTCTTGAATAGATGCTTATTCACCCATGTGTAACAGCGCTGTTCAAAAATGGAAGCCATCCAGGCATCTATGAACAGTGGGGAAACAATGTTCCAGCCAGTGGAATGCCTTCCATCTTTCAAAAGAAGGGATTTGTTCCGATATAGGCTACAACCTGCATCAACCCGAAGGACAAAACACTAAGTTAAATAAGTCAGCTACATGAGAAAAATGATGAAAGTTGTTGAATTTACAGAGCCTGAACCAATGGCTgccaggagctggaggaaggagtTGGGGTTTGGCatttaacaatatttattttcttctcttttctgagacaaggctCAATGTAGCTCGGGGTGGCCCTTGAATTTGCTCTGTACTTGGAATTACaagcatataccaccacacccagtttgcaTGGTGTTTGGCAAGCTCTACCAACTGGGCAACATCCCAGCCCTGGTGCAGAGATTCTGTTCGGGATGTTAGAAGGGTTCTGGAAACCATAGCAACAATGATTGTACAACACTATGAATGCTCTTAATGTTCTTGATTCGTAcacttaaaactataaaaatggtGGTATATAGCTATAATATtgatattatatacatataaatgagaGAGAAATACATGAAAGAGACTCAAAAGTTGTtatcagacagacacacagagagaggcagatacacacacacacacagagagagagagagagagagagagagagagagagagagagagtgttagggagaagcagggagagaaacAGGGTATGCACCTGGTATGGATCAAGGCAGATGACTTTTCAACTGACTTCAGATAACCATGAATGTTATAGAGTTCAGTAAACATTCCCACATAGTCTTTGAGTAGAGTTTCTCAAAGGAAGCTAATGGACTaggctttcttcctgtcttttcctgGCCTGCCTAGCTAAGGGAGAACAGGGAGCCAAGGTGACAGGGTAGAAGCTGGGGCCGTGGTTAGGTACTAAAGAGGATAGAGAAGGGTGAAAGCAGATTTgagggggagcaggaggcagggaaCCGTGCAAGGTAGCTCCCCTCATCTGTCTCCCTGTATCCCCAGCAGGAGGCCCAAGCTGTCACCATGGCTTCTGCCGAGCCCCTTACAGCGCTGTCCCGTTGGTACCTGTATGCCATCCATGGCTACTTCTGCGAGGTGATGTTCACGGCGGCCTGGGAGTTCGTGGTGAATTTTAACTGGAAGTTCCCAGGGGTCACCAGCGTTTGGGCCCTCTTTATCTATGGCACCTCCATCCTGATCGTGGAGCGCATGTACCTGCGCCTGCGCGGCCGCTGTCCTCTACTGGTGCGCTGCCTCATCTACACGCTCTGGACCTACCTGTGGGAGTTCACCACCGGCTTCATTCTGCGCCAGTTCAACGCCTGTCCCTGGGACTACTCCCAATTCGACTTTGATTTCATGGGTCTCATCACCCTGGAGTACGCTGTGCCCTGGTTCTGTGGGGCCCTCATTATGGAACAGTTTATCATCCGCAACACCCTCCGCCTACGCTTTGACAAGGATGCAGAGCCCGGGGAGCCTGCCAGTCCGCCAGCCCTGGCCAATGGCCACGTCAAGACCGACTGAGTGAGAAGACTAATGTGAAGACCTAAGGTCTCTTCTAGGAACCCAAGGACAGAGACCAAACTGGTGGGGTTATCCCTTGGTTCAGCACAAGCCCTGCCCCCAACTGGGCCTTAGCCCAGTAGGGCAAACGCAACCACATATGGTGGGCAGTGGGATGGTGTTGGGAAGTTGGGTGTTCAGACAGCAGAAGGACACTGGGACTGGTCCATGGCTCTCCACCCATCCTGGGGGCTAGGGCCTGGGCAATAAACAATGGACTTCTTGGATGATTTTGGAAGCAGCAGACCTGTCCTGGCAAAGGGACATGAACTCTGGGGCCATAGGTGAGAGGCAAGGTCTGAGGAGGCCTTGGCTGCTGTTGGGGCCACCACCCCACCTGCCCCCTGGCTTCAGCTGGGCTTTGGCTGGTCCCATTAGGCAATATTCAGGTGCTTGCTTGCAACCAATACCTCCCCGAGggcctctgagctgcagcctgAGAGAGACCCCGCAGCCAGTAGGCTGCTTGGTGGCATTGCTCCTGTGCAAGGGCTGGGAAAACTTCCTTtggcccctctccctcccccagggcCCCACGCTGCTCCCTTGGCCTTTTGGGGGCCCCTGTGGTGCTGGATTCCCACCAACCTTGGGCTTTTGGAGGTTTCAATCCCGTGTGTTCGGTGgtgtttcccctttctcttttgttcaagACATTTACCATGAGCAGACAGCGCTTTTCTGTGTCGTCACTGtatcctccccctctcccagctCCCTAGAGAACACGGCAGTGGCTGGAGGTACGGCCCTAAAATTGACCCCACCTGCCTTCCTGGAACCTTCCCTCCACCTTCATATAGGGGACCGGGGTGCAGCCTGTCTCTTTGGTCCAGGGATGGTGGTCTGGTGCCCCTCCCTGCAGAGGTCCTACTGAAAATGCATAGTATCCCCCATGTACATCTAGTGTTCTATAGATCCACTGTGGAGGGGGCAGAGTTTTAGGTTCTAGATGCCCACTCTGGTTTATCTGCAAGCCAGTCAATATGGCTTCCTGTGAGACAGAGGAGCAGGGATCTAGTTGGAGACTCATGAGGAACAAGGCAGATGTAGCAGACTACGGAAGGCTCTTTGGAGCCTCTTCCTGGAAAAAGATGAGTTCTACCATAGCCTCAGTTCAGCAGCCACCTCTCGGGGCTGCTCCTCCTACAAACCCCTGGCCGGGATGACCCTTTGAGCTTGTTCCTCAAACAGTGTTAACCCTGCCACACTCATGGGCATTGTCAGCTCCATCGTCTTGGCTTTCCCCCGTGCTGCTGGGTCCATTGCAGGCAGTGGACAGGTGAAATCCTTATTCCAGGTCCTCTGATTTTAACCTCTACTCTTTGAAAGGATGAGGCCCATCCCACACAGCAGTCACCTCTTGGCCACCCTGGGGACTCTGAGATAGAAGTCggccttttctttcttacaaATCATTTAAAAGGTGGCAGTGCCAcatggagacagagtctctgaaGCCTGCAGACAGCAGCAGGCCAGGGCCAGCAGCGGGACGTCCTGCCGCTGGAGAAAGACTCAGCCTTCCGTGGCATCTTTCCCCACAGCTTTCTCTGGCCAGGGCAGATTGAAGTGTTTTCCCGAGTAGGTATGTCATCACCAAACACCATTCTGGGATGGGGGACGGGCTGCTTTTGGTTTTACTGTAGCCCTGATTCCATGGCCCTGTGGGTTACAGGAGTTCAGGCTTCCAAAGGGAGTGGCTGCTTTCCATCCACAAGTGGAGAGAATTCCTTATTGTATAGGtcccttcctccagctccatGTGATCTCAAACCCCTGAATCCTAACGCCTCTCCAGGCCACCTCACGCCTACCTTCACAACTGAATCCAGTGGCTTGCTGAGGTGTCCCAGCAGTAAGACTCCAATTCTCCACCAGAGAAAGCCACTGGGTGGCCCCCGGTCTCAGCACTCCAGATGTCGCCTGGCAGGCAACCCTCTGACATCATTTTTCTCAAGGCCCTTTAATCCTATGTCAGGATGGTTTCCTGGAGCGAAGCTGCTTGCCTGGCAATACTCAGCATTGTGGTCTGCTTATGCGGGTTCCCCCGCCCCGTTCTCCTATGGTCCCTCATAGGCACACAGTCCCCCCAGCCAGGGGAAGCTACACATAAGGCCTGACCACAGGCCTGCAGGCTCAGCTCTCACCAAGTGTAGCCCAGACTTCAGCTCTTGCTTTATTGCCTGTCTTCAGGGCTCCAACCCCTTAGTGCTTAGGGGGTGCACAAAGGTTGGGGTAATCAAGCCCTTCTGAGCAGTAGGGAGTCTGCTGGCTATTTCTGGAGCCCAAGGCAGCCACCTCAGAGGTGCAGATGTCATGAGTATGCGGCCCTGCATGGTTGAGTTGTTTTGGATGAACGCTAGGCTCCCAGTGCCCTGTCCCCTTCTCATGCCAGAGAGTCACAATGGCCTGTGCTTATTCACAGCAATAATACATAGGGAGTGTCTGTGAGTCCCTTTTGTCCTGGTCCCTCCCTCTTCATGGACTGATCTCCCAGGAGGCTGCTGAGTGGGTCAGCTCACGGGAGAATCTATTTCTGAAGCTCTGGGCTGTGCGAAGCCTTGCTGCAGGAGGCAGGTGGGAGGCCTAGCCATGAACTCTGAATCAGGCAGGTGGAGTGCCTTCCACCCCGAGGCCATCCATTCCTGGACCAGCTGTAAGCCCCGGCTTTGGAACAGGGCCTTTGAAGTGGATAGGACTGTCTTCCAACTGGACAGCTCTTGAGAAAGGCACATAGCTGATTGTGTGAGCCCATTGCCTGctatgtctgtttgtctgtctcttccttttcataattgtgcacataaaatatacTGGTGTTTGTGTTCCTGGACTGCCGGTGACTCATCTATTCCACTCTGGGGCCCTTTCCCCAGGTGCTAATGGAGGGTGGGCCCTTCATGCTTGACATTTTATATACATCACACCTTCCTGAACCAGAACAGCTGGTGGTGAGGAGGGTGTGACCCTGCTGTCAGCACTGACCCTCTCTAGAAACCAGAATCCACCCCAGTGCTGCCTGGCTCTTGCAGCCCCAGGCCAAAGGTAAATATGGAGTCACAGCAGCATACGGGCTGCTTGTACCTGTCCATGAGATGAGAAGTTCTTAGACATACTGACAATAACCCGTATGTCCCATAATTGGAGAAGGCTTGGAGGTACTCCAAAAAAACTAAAAGGCCAGACCCCTTTTGCACAACATGAAAGCTATACTTGAAGAAACAGCCCCTTACTTCTCCCTAGCCATGCCATGTGCCTTGAGAAAGGCCGTTGGAGGAAGCATCCCCTCCCTACTTCGCGTACCTTGGCTCTGTTTAACTCCTCTGCCCCACCCTTGACTACTTTCCTgattccaggaagaaaatggaggGCTTTGAAGTTGCTCAGACCTGGTCTATAGcacgagttctaggacagccagggctacgtagagagaccctgtctcaaaaacaaagttatTCAGGCTGGGCTGCTGAACCCAAATGGCTTGGCCCCTAAGGCTTAGTGAGGCCACAGAGCATGGCAGTGTGGCCTTTGAAGTCTCTGGGAAGGCCCTTAGCTCttaccatacacacatactcatcctcttgaaagttttttatttctttgagaattcatCTCCTTATAAAATTGAGCTTGTATAAAGCACTATAGCAGAAATATGCACGTTAGTATAAACAAACCTGTTAGGTTGGTCTTTCAGAGTAAGATCTTGTAGAAAAAGGCAGGCAATGGAAGTCTTAATGGGGCCTTAGGGAAAAAGGCAAGACCTGCACTGAGAGGACCCAAGACTTATTCTTAAATAGACAGCTCAATGAATGACTTTTTTTCCCCCGGTTAT includes the following:
- the Tmem229b gene encoding transmembrane protein 229B: MASAEPLTALSRWYLYAIHGYFCEVMFTAAWEFVVNFNWKFPGVTSVWALFIYGTSILIVERMYLRLRGRCPLLVRCLIYTLWTYLWEFTTGFILRQFNACPWDYSQFDFDFMGLITLEYAVPWFCGALIMEQFIIRNTLRLRFDKDAEPGEPASPPALANGHVKTD